One segment of Pseudodesulfovibrio sp. 5S69 DNA contains the following:
- a CDS encoding OmpH family outer membrane protein produces the protein MKRFSLSLWLSAALLLLAVPALAQASKVGFVNPQRIINESKIGKIAQEDLARLGKEKDRRVRKAMDKVNRLQSSLKEDALSVSEQQSRETGLRQAARDYEQLVRNSNQEIQNEERQLIRFVMRRADPILKGIAREQGFTMILTDPEIIGYVDNSLDITDRVISELNSML, from the coding sequence ATGAAGCGTTTTTCCCTTTCCCTGTGGCTGTCCGCAGCCTTGCTCCTGCTGGCGGTTCCGGCCCTGGCCCAGGCCTCCAAGGTTGGGTTCGTCAACCCGCAGCGGATCATCAACGAGTCCAAGATAGGCAAGATCGCCCAGGAGGACCTGGCCCGGCTCGGCAAGGAAAAGGACCGCCGGGTCCGCAAGGCAATGGACAAGGTCAACAGACTCCAGTCGAGCCTCAAGGAGGATGCCCTGTCCGTGAGCGAGCAGCAGAGCCGCGAGACCGGACTGCGCCAGGCCGCGCGCGATTACGAGCAGTTGGTCCGGAACAGCAACCAGGAGATCCAGAACGAGGAGCGGCAGCTCATCCGGTTCGTCATGCGCCGGGCCGATCCCATCCTCAAGGGCATCGCCAGGGAGCAGGGGTTCACCATGATCCTGACCGACCCCGAGATCATCGGGTATGTGGACAATTCCCTGGACATCACCGACCGGGTCATCTCGGAACTCAACTCCATGCTTTAG
- the priA gene encoding replication restart helicase PriA, translating to MADLWQVTLVSPPYETWTYGLPSHFPPLSPGQRVIIPFGKSHRAGVVVGPAERVPEGVEIKNMIWPLELAPLLDKDFVDMAVNLASRQMVHVGRILEIALPRGLRTAAVTFKVDRHMAERNLPASLRPSDIVRVGDEDRAALLRLWLDGRMRVRINARKEAEERYVSLESDPPWAVRPNAKRQLRLLEYLMENGPQSLYSLRHTLGDWAPDVAAKLEGAGVVRLGELTADHLAEVDQGGVNGADDPGCEFTLSAEQRTALDEMTGTLDGGGGAHLVHGVTGSGKTVLYMEMARRLLEQGRSVLFLAPEVALACQLYRNVARRFPHVRTIFYHGYQSPKKREASFRELAGGRGPVLVVGTRSAVFLPLPDLGMVVMDEEHDESFKQEDRLAYHAKEVAWFRTGRSKGLLLLGSATPDVKTFQAASAGRIRVSTLKERVGDARLPDVELVDIAELGRSRQLLSDRVREAVRETVAAGEQVIVMLNRRGYAPLMYCLDCGETVRCPDCEVGMTYHKGRERLVCHYCGRTYAYPLTCRKCGGVNFIPMGEGTEQLEEALAELLPEDVKVLRLDRDATRRQERMEEILGAFGRGEAQVLVGTQMISKGHHFPGVTLVVVADGDLGLNLPDYRSSERTFQLLVQVAGRAGRGEHPGRVLIQTRNPNHPIWKEILGGDYQGFFDREVSRRTLFRYPPFSHMALVRISFPVDFQGGPAAVTLMGQVLREQGRALGIDVLGPAPAPLSMLRGRKRFNCLLKSDDWGKVRGLYAAMVRANPDPRTVRTGLDLDPLSTL from the coding sequence ATGGCCGACCTCTGGCAGGTAACGCTCGTCAGTCCGCCCTATGAGACGTGGACCTACGGGCTCCCTTCGCATTTCCCGCCCCTTTCACCGGGGCAGCGGGTGATCATCCCCTTCGGCAAATCCCACCGCGCGGGCGTGGTGGTCGGCCCGGCCGAGCGCGTGCCCGAAGGCGTCGAGATCAAGAACATGATCTGGCCGCTGGAGCTTGCGCCCTTGCTGGACAAGGATTTCGTGGACATGGCCGTGAACCTGGCCTCCCGGCAGATGGTCCACGTGGGCCGTATCCTGGAAATCGCCCTGCCGCGCGGGCTGCGCACCGCGGCCGTGACCTTCAAGGTGGACCGGCACATGGCCGAACGGAACCTGCCCGCGTCCCTGCGGCCGTCCGACATCGTCAGGGTCGGGGACGAAGACCGGGCCGCGCTCCTGCGGCTGTGGCTCGACGGGCGCATGCGCGTGCGCATCAACGCCAGGAAGGAGGCCGAGGAGCGCTACGTCTCCCTGGAATCCGACCCGCCGTGGGCCGTGCGGCCCAACGCCAAGCGGCAGCTCCGGCTCCTGGAATACCTCATGGAGAACGGGCCGCAGTCACTGTATTCCCTGCGCCACACCCTGGGCGACTGGGCCCCGGACGTAGCCGCCAAGCTCGAAGGCGCGGGCGTGGTCCGGCTGGGCGAGCTGACCGCCGACCACCTGGCCGAGGTCGACCAGGGAGGCGTGAACGGCGCGGACGATCCCGGCTGCGAATTCACCCTGAGCGCCGAGCAGCGGACCGCCCTGGACGAGATGACCGGGACGCTGGATGGCGGCGGCGGCGCGCATCTGGTCCACGGCGTGACCGGCAGCGGCAAGACCGTGCTCTACATGGAGATGGCCCGGCGGCTGCTGGAGCAGGGACGGTCCGTGCTCTTTCTCGCGCCCGAGGTGGCCCTGGCCTGCCAGCTCTATCGCAACGTGGCCCGCCGGTTTCCGCATGTCCGGACCATTTTTTACCACGGCTACCAGAGCCCCAAGAAGCGCGAGGCCTCGTTCCGCGAGCTGGCCGGGGGGCGGGGGCCGGTCCTGGTGGTCGGCACCCGGTCCGCCGTGTTCCTGCCCCTGCCCGACCTGGGCATGGTGGTCATGGACGAGGAACACGACGAATCCTTCAAGCAGGAGGACCGGCTGGCCTACCACGCCAAGGAGGTGGCCTGGTTCCGCACGGGCCGGAGCAAAGGGCTGCTTCTGCTCGGCTCGGCCACGCCCGACGTCAAGACTTTTCAGGCGGCCAGCGCGGGGCGCATCCGGGTGTCCACCCTCAAGGAGCGGGTGGGCGACGCCAGGCTGCCCGACGTGGAGTTGGTCGACATCGCGGAGCTCGGCAGATCCAGGCAGCTCCTCTCGGACCGGGTGCGCGAGGCGGTCCGCGAGACCGTTGCGGCCGGGGAGCAGGTCATCGTCATGCTCAACCGGCGCGGCTACGCCCCGCTCATGTACTGCCTTGACTGCGGCGAGACCGTGCGCTGTCCGGACTGCGAGGTGGGCATGACCTACCACAAGGGCCGCGAGCGGCTGGTCTGCCACTACTGCGGCCGGACGTACGCCTACCCGCTGACCTGCCGTAAGTGCGGCGGCGTGAATTTCATCCCCATGGGCGAGGGCACGGAGCAGCTCGAAGAGGCCCTGGCCGAGCTTTTGCCCGAGGACGTCAAGGTCCTGCGCCTGGACCGCGACGCGACCAGGCGGCAGGAGCGGATGGAGGAGATCCTCGGGGCCTTCGGCCGGGGCGAGGCCCAGGTCCTGGTGGGTACCCAGATGATCTCCAAGGGGCACCATTTTCCGGGCGTGACCCTGGTGGTCGTGGCCGACGGCGATCTCGGCCTGAACCTGCCCGACTACCGCTCCTCGGAGCGGACCTTCCAACTGCTCGTCCAGGTGGCGGGCCGGGCCGGGCGCGGCGAGCACCCGGGCCGGGTGCTCATCCAGACGCGCAACCCGAACCATCCCATCTGGAAAGAGATTCTGGGCGGGGACTACCAGGGGTTCTTTGACCGCGAGGTCTCTCGGCGGACCCTGTTCCGCTACCCGCCGTTCTCACACATGGCCCTGGTGCGCATCAGTTTTCCGGTCGACTTCCAGGGCGGCCCGGCGGCCGTCACCCTCATGGGCCAGGTTTTGCGCGAGCAGGGCAGGGCGCTAGGCATCGACGTGCTCGGCCCGGCCCCGGCTCCCCTGTCCATGCTGCGCGGGCGCAAGCGGTTCAACTGCCTGCTCAAGTCCGATGACTGGGGCAAGGTGAGGGGGCTGTATGCGGCCATGGTCCGGGCCAATCCCGACCCGCGCACGGTGCGCACGGGCCTCGACCTCGATCCCCTGTCCACCCTGTAG
- the galU gene encoding UTP--glucose-1-phosphate uridylyltransferase GalU, with protein MDITKAVIPVAGWGTRSLPATKNVPKEMLPIFRKPIVQYIVEEGIAAGLKDVVFITNQNKTIIEDHFDRNFLLEQLLERAGKTSMLEEVRRVASLVNVIGVRQKEQLGLGHAVLTAREVCQNEPFAVMLGDDLMFGVQAGIGELLKAAKETGKAVVGVIEVPKAKVSRYGVIKGEAIDSHTYRVTNLVEKPKPEEAPSNLAIIGRYVLLPEIFDILEGQRAGVGGEIQLTDALQGLADQDKLIAVRLAGQRFDAGDWVEYLTANIYFALQDEELRDDLVKRLQELLSCSS; from the coding sequence ATGGATATCACCAAAGCCGTCATCCCGGTCGCAGGCTGGGGCACCCGTTCACTCCCGGCCACCAAGAACGTCCCCAAGGAGATGCTGCCCATCTTCCGCAAGCCCATTGTGCAGTACATCGTGGAGGAGGGGATTGCCGCGGGCCTGAAGGATGTTGTCTTCATCACCAACCAGAACAAGACCATCATCGAGGACCACTTCGACCGCAACTTCCTGCTGGAGCAGCTTCTGGAGCGGGCCGGCAAGACGAGCATGCTCGAAGAGGTCCGGCGCGTGGCCAGTCTGGTCAACGTCATCGGCGTGCGTCAGAAGGAGCAGCTCGGCCTGGGCCACGCGGTGCTCACCGCCCGCGAGGTCTGCCAGAACGAGCCCTTCGCCGTCATGCTCGGCGACGACCTGATGTTCGGCGTACAGGCAGGCATCGGCGAGTTGCTCAAGGCCGCCAAAGAGACCGGCAAGGCCGTGGTCGGCGTCATCGAGGTGCCCAAGGCCAAGGTCAGCCGCTACGGCGTGATCAAGGGCGAGGCGATCGACTCGCACACCTACCGCGTGACCAACCTGGTGGAGAAGCCCAAGCCCGAGGAGGCCCCGTCCAACCTGGCCATCATCGGCCGCTACGTCCTGCTGCCCGAGATTTTCGACATCCTCGAGGGTCAGCGCGCGGGCGTGGGCGGCGAGATCCAGTTGACCGACGCGCTGCAGGGGCTGGCCGACCAGGACAAGCTCATCGCCGTCCGTTTGGCCGGGCAGCGATTTGACGCGGGCGACTGGGTGGAATATCTCACGGCCAACATCTACTTCGCCCTGCAGGACGAAGAACTGCGCGACGACCTCGTCAAGCGGTTGCAGGAACTGCTTTCCTGCTCTTCCTAA
- the glmM gene encoding phosphoglucosamine mutase, with protein MKQRLFGTDGLRGQGNIFPMTPEIALRLGLAAGQYFRNGNKHHRVVIGKDTRLSGYVFETALTSGLCANGMDVFLVGPMPTPAISFLTRNMRADLGVVISASHNPFMDNGIKFFDRNGFKLPDEVEDEISELVLGEGTQWDYPPAEEVGRAHRISDAPGRYIVYLKNSFSQHLTLDGVKIVLDCAHGAAYGVAPYVLEELGAEVVTVGVAPDGLNINQKCGSLYPEVIARMVVEEGADIGIALDGDADRLIVCDENGRILDGDQIMALCALELMEKGGLPGNMLVATVMSNMALELFMKEHGGRLLRTDVGDRYVVEAMRREGAVLGGEQSGHLIFMDHATTGDGLLAALQLLRIMRERERPLSELAGLLEPFPQVLRNVHVKRKIPFDQAPEVQEAVRKVETALAGKGRVLLRYSGTEAVCRVMVEGADPALVEQFTGDIVQVCEKYLK; from the coding sequence ATGAAACAGAGGCTCTTCGGAACCGACGGCCTGCGGGGGCAGGGGAACATCTTCCCCATGACCCCCGAGATAGCGCTCAGGCTCGGCCTGGCCGCGGGCCAGTATTTCCGCAACGGCAACAAGCATCACCGGGTGGTCATCGGCAAGGACACCCGGCTTTCCGGCTACGTGTTCGAGACCGCGCTGACCAGCGGGCTGTGCGCCAACGGCATGGACGTCTTCCTGGTCGGGCCCATGCCCACCCCGGCGATCTCCTTTCTGACCCGGAACATGCGCGCCGATCTCGGCGTGGTCATCTCCGCCTCGCACAACCCGTTCATGGACAACGGCATCAAGTTCTTCGACCGCAACGGCTTCAAGCTGCCCGACGAAGTGGAGGATGAGATCAGCGAACTGGTCCTGGGCGAAGGCACCCAGTGGGATTACCCCCCGGCCGAGGAGGTGGGACGCGCCCACCGCATCAGTGACGCGCCCGGCCGGTACATCGTCTACCTGAAGAACAGCTTTTCCCAGCACCTGACCCTGGACGGGGTCAAGATCGTGCTCGACTGCGCCCACGGCGCGGCCTACGGCGTGGCCCCGTACGTGCTGGAGGAACTCGGCGCCGAGGTAGTCACCGTGGGCGTGGCCCCGGACGGCCTGAACATCAACCAGAAGTGCGGCTCCCTCTATCCCGAGGTCATCGCCCGGATGGTCGTGGAAGAGGGCGCGGACATAGGCATCGCCCTGGATGGCGACGCGGACCGGCTCATCGTCTGCGACGAGAACGGCCGCATCCTGGACGGCGACCAGATCATGGCCCTGTGCGCCTTGGAGTTGATGGAAAAGGGCGGGCTGCCGGGCAACATGCTCGTGGCCACGGTCATGTCGAACATGGCGCTCGAGCTGTTCATGAAGGAGCACGGCGGGCGGCTGCTGCGCACGGACGTGGGCGACCGCTACGTGGTCGAGGCCATGCGCCGCGAAGGCGCGGTGCTCGGCGGCGAACAGTCCGGACACCTCATTTTCATGGACCACGCCACCACCGGCGACGGGCTGCTGGCCGCCCTGCAACTGCTGCGCATCATGCGCGAGCGGGAGCGCCCCCTGTCCGAACTGGCCGGGCTGCTCGAGCCGTTCCCCCAGGTGCTCCGCAACGTCCACGTCAAGCGCAAGATTCCCTTTGACCAGGCCCCGGAGGTCCAGGAGGCCGTGCGCAAGGTGGAGACCGCCCTCGCGGGCAAGGGGCGCGTGCTCCTGCGCTATTCCGGCACCGAGGCGGTCTGCCGCGTCATGGTCGAGGGGGCGGACCCGGCCTTGGTGGAGCAGTTTACCGGCGATATCGTCCAGGTATGCGAGAAGTATCTGAAGTAG
- a CDS encoding CdaR family protein codes for MLRNWQTVLLSIALAVFTWFLVTGREVVETWVDMPVVMTNPPEGLIIEDGLVDKIQVRLRGPKGLVGNLASQNLVYPINVSNLKIGEQVVDIDPAKIPLSSTYEIIEVRPNRLRLTVDRRISKKITVEAAWAGNLNPDYKLQEVTASPDVVTIRGPETLLRKISKTRVVLKGDFPEDVPRSWAEDVALEVPDEIEASPGQVNVEAFFAPKTREIWVKVPIEYQDPEGFKVSVHQRYVRLLIEGPVFLFHDDEYRKSILASVVFGGKVAEGKFELNYDVTLPEGCRLEKKNPETVTTVLKKN; via the coding sequence ATGTTGCGAAACTGGCAAACCGTACTGCTGTCCATAGCCCTGGCCGTGTTCACCTGGTTCCTGGTTACCGGCCGGGAAGTGGTGGAGACCTGGGTGGACATGCCCGTGGTCATGACCAATCCGCCCGAGGGGCTGATCATCGAGGACGGGCTGGTGGACAAGATCCAGGTGCGGCTGCGCGGCCCCAAGGGGCTGGTCGGCAACCTTGCTTCCCAGAACCTGGTCTACCCGATCAACGTCAGCAACCTCAAGATCGGCGAGCAGGTGGTGGACATCGATCCGGCCAAGATTCCGCTGTCCTCCACCTACGAGATCATCGAGGTCCGGCCCAACCGGCTCCGGCTCACGGTGGACCGGCGTATCTCCAAGAAGATCACGGTGGAGGCCGCCTGGGCGGGCAACCTCAATCCCGACTACAAGCTGCAGGAGGTCACGGCCTCGCCCGACGTGGTCACCATCCGCGGGCCCGAGACCCTGCTCAGAAAGATTTCCAAGACCCGCGTGGTCCTGAAGGGCGACTTCCCCGAAGACGTGCCCCGGTCCTGGGCCGAGGATGTGGCCCTGGAGGTTCCCGACGAGATCGAGGCCTCGCCCGGCCAGGTCAACGTGGAGGCGTTTTTCGCACCCAAGACCCGCGAGATATGGGTCAAGGTGCCCATCGAGTACCAGGACCCCGAAGGGTTCAAGGTCTCGGTCCACCAGCGCTATGTCCGCCTGCTCATCGAGGGCCCGGTCTTCCTGTTCCACGACGACGAGTACCGCAAGTCCATCCTGGCTTCGGTGGTCTTCGGCGGCAAGGTGGCCGAGGGTAAGTTCGAGTTGAATTACGACGTGACCCTCCCCGAAGGGTGCAGGCTTGAAAAGAAGAATCCGGAGACGGTCACGACCGTCCTCAAGAAGAATTAG
- the cdaA gene encoding diadenylate cyclase CdaA produces the protein MFELFGIQVTWRVLLDIGLVAFIYYNIIVLVRGTRAAAVLYGLVVVLVVYYVAEKFNLYTLNALLGEFLTSLFLVVVILFKTDIRKALASVGTRRFWTKSDVRDDTLDQLTQAVMTMSHTSTGALIVIEKNMPLGDIIERGIELDAKVNKELIETIFFADTPLHDGAIIVRRDRIVAAACILPLSNKLRGQPMYGTRHRAALGISEGSDAITVVVSEERGEVSVAMNGRLTTSLDETRLRRVLKNALGR, from the coding sequence ATGTTTGAGCTTTTCGGTATTCAAGTCACCTGGAGGGTCCTGCTCGACATCGGGCTGGTGGCCTTCATCTACTACAACATCATCGTGCTCGTCCGGGGGACCCGGGCCGCCGCCGTGCTCTACGGCCTGGTGGTCGTGCTGGTCGTCTACTACGTGGCCGAGAAGTTCAACCTCTACACCCTGAACGCACTGCTCGGCGAGTTCCTGACCTCCCTGTTTCTGGTGGTGGTCATCCTGTTCAAGACCGACATCCGCAAGGCGCTCGCCTCGGTGGGCACCCGGCGGTTCTGGACCAAGTCCGACGTGCGCGACGACACCCTGGACCAACTGACCCAGGCGGTCATGACCATGTCGCACACCTCCACAGGGGCGCTCATCGTCATCGAGAAGAACATGCCGCTGGGCGACATCATCGAGCGCGGCATCGAACTGGACGCCAAGGTCAACAAGGAACTCATCGAGACCATCTTCTTCGCGGACACCCCCCTGCACGACGGGGCGATCATCGTCCGCCGCGACCGCATCGTGGCCGCAGCCTGCATCCTGCCCCTGTCCAACAAGCTCCGGGGCCAGCCCATGTACGGTACCCGGCACCGCGCGGCGCTCGGCATCTCCGAGGGGTCGGACGCCATCACCGTCGTGGTCTCCGAGGAGCGGGGCGAAGTTTCCGTGGCCATGAACGGCCGCCTGACCACCAGCCTGGACGAGACGCGCCTGCGGCGCGTGCTCAAGAACGCTTTGGGGCGCTGA
- the folP gene encoding dihydropteroate synthase: MNDTTWTVKGGKVLGPAPFFIAGIVNVTPDSFYDGGAHPDTASGLAHALELARQGAHILDIGGESTRPYSDPVGEAEELARVLPVVEGLVAARTCAVISVDTYKAKVAARCLEAGAAIINDVSGFRFEPELLDVLVEYKPGYVLMHSLGRPEDMQDEPAYDDVVGEIMAFFEERLGVLERAGLPLDRVVLDPGIGFGKKLEHNLAILREIGRFSEFGLPVYMGLSNKSVWQGLVGAEPGQRQNATQAATAVLAAKGVPIHRVHEVQLTRQTLTIARELA, translated from the coding sequence ATGAACGATACCACATGGACAGTTAAGGGGGGCAAGGTCTTGGGACCTGCCCCCTTCTTCATTGCCGGGATCGTCAACGTGACCCCGGACTCCTTTTACGACGGCGGGGCTCATCCCGACACGGCGTCGGGCCTGGCGCACGCTCTGGAACTCGCCCGGCAAGGCGCGCACATCCTGGACATCGGCGGCGAGTCCACCCGGCCGTACAGCGACCCGGTGGGCGAGGCCGAGGAGCTGGCCCGCGTCCTGCCCGTGGTCGAGGGGCTCGTTGCGGCCCGGACCTGCGCGGTCATCTCCGTGGACACCTACAAGGCCAAGGTGGCCGCCCGCTGCCTGGAGGCCGGGGCCGCCATCATCAACGACGTCTCCGGGTTCCGTTTCGAGCCGGAATTGCTGGATGTGCTCGTCGAGTACAAGCCCGGCTACGTGCTCATGCACTCCCTGGGCCGGCCCGAGGACATGCAGGACGAGCCGGCATACGACGACGTGGTCGGCGAGATCATGGCTTTTTTCGAGGAGCGGCTGGGGGTCCTGGAACGGGCCGGGCTGCCCCTGGACCGGGTCGTTCTGGACCCCGGCATCGGGTTCGGCAAGAAGCTGGAGCACAACCTGGCCATCCTGCGGGAGATCGGGCGGTTCAGCGAATTCGGCCTGCCGGTCTACATGGGACTGTCCAACAAATCCGTCTGGCAGGGGCTGGTCGGGGCCGAGCCGGGGCAGCGTCAGAACGCCACACAGGCGGCCACGGCCGTGCTCGCGGCCAAGGGCGTGCCCATCCATCGCGTCCACGAAGTGCAATTAACGCGACAGACATTGACCATAGCTCGTGAATTGGCGTAG
- the ftsH gene encoding ATP-dependent zinc metalloprotease FtsH: protein MNNHMKNLVIWAIIFILMVVLFNLFNQPPVPKDTPSYSEFLSMVDSGAVASVKIQGPKITGVKSSGESFQTYAPDDPKMIETLISKGVEVKAEPPDESPWYLTLLLSWFPMILLIGVWIFFMRQMQGGGSGGRGAMSFGRSKARLINEETAKVTFDDVAGVDEAKEELSEVVDFLREPRKFTRLGGRIPKGVLLVGSPGTGKTLLARAVAGEANVPFFSISGSDFVEMFVGVGASRVRDLFAQGKKNAPCLIFIDEIDAVGRQRGAGLGGGHDEREQTLNQLLVEMDGFESNEGVILVAATNRPDVLDPALLRPGRFDRQVVVPNPDLRGRERILKVHSRKTPLSPEVNLEIIAKGTPGFSGADLENLVNEAALGAAKLGKDWVDMNDFEEAKDKVMMGGRERRSMILSEEDKKTTAYHEGGHALVAKFLPGTDPVHKVSIIPRGQALGVTMQLPGEDRHNYSKEFLRNNMAVLMGGRVAEEVVLGQLTTGASNDIERATKTAHNMVCMWGMSDKLGPMSFGDNQEQVFLGRELIHNKNYGEETAKLIDSEVRRFVEEAHERATNLIKENRELLDAIAMALLERETITGHDIDLLMEGKELPPVEPNHNSGSGSSGAGGSGTPSGYTADGRAAKDSGPGYEPVSEKSGDSEKASGGSGDDFILDDGEGGGTDEDDGENKLQ from the coding sequence TTGAACAATCATATGAAAAATCTTGTCATCTGGGCGATCATCTTCATCCTGATGGTTGTCCTCTTCAACCTTTTCAACCAGCCTCCGGTACCCAAGGATACGCCGTCCTACAGCGAGTTCCTGTCCATGGTGGACAGCGGCGCCGTGGCTTCGGTCAAGATCCAGGGCCCGAAGATCACCGGCGTGAAGAGCTCCGGCGAGTCGTTTCAGACCTACGCCCCGGACGATCCGAAGATGATCGAGACCCTCATTTCCAAGGGCGTCGAGGTCAAGGCCGAACCGCCGGACGAGTCGCCGTGGTACCTGACCCTGCTCCTGTCCTGGTTCCCCATGATCCTGCTCATCGGCGTCTGGATATTCTTCATGCGCCAAATGCAGGGCGGCGGCAGCGGCGGACGCGGGGCCATGAGCTTCGGCCGGTCCAAGGCCCGGCTGATCAACGAGGAGACCGCCAAGGTCACCTTTGACGACGTGGCCGGTGTGGACGAGGCCAAGGAAGAGCTTTCCGAGGTGGTCGACTTCCTGCGCGAGCCGCGCAAGTTCACCCGGTTGGGCGGCCGCATCCCCAAGGGTGTGCTCCTGGTGGGCAGCCCCGGTACCGGTAAGACCCTGCTGGCCCGTGCCGTGGCCGGCGAGGCCAATGTCCCGTTTTTCTCCATCTCCGGTTCGGACTTCGTGGAGATGTTCGTGGGCGTGGGCGCGTCCCGCGTGCGCGACCTCTTTGCCCAAGGCAAGAAGAACGCCCCGTGCCTGATCTTCATCGATGAGATCGACGCCGTGGGCCGCCAGCGTGGCGCGGGCCTGGGCGGCGGCCACGACGAGCGCGAGCAGACCCTGAACCAACTGCTCGTGGAGATGGACGGCTTCGAGTCCAATGAGGGCGTCATCCTGGTGGCCGCCACCAACCGTCCGGACGTGCTCGACCCGGCCCTGCTCCGTCCCGGCCGCTTCGACCGCCAGGTGGTCGTGCCCAATCCGGACCTGCGCGGCCGCGAGCGCATCCTCAAGGTGCACAGCCGCAAGACCCCGTTGTCCCCGGAAGTGAACCTGGAAATCATCGCCAAGGGCACCCCCGGCTTCTCGGGCGCGGACCTGGAAAATCTTGTCAACGAGGCGGCGCTGGGCGCGGCCAAGCTCGGCAAGGACTGGGTGGACATGAACGATTTCGAAGAGGCCAAGGACAAGGTCATGATGGGCGGCCGCGAACGGCGGTCCATGATCCTCTCCGAAGAGGACAAGAAGACCACGGCCTATCACGAGGGCGGACACGCCCTGGTGGCCAAGTTCCTGCCCGGCACCGACCCGGTGCACAAGGTCTCCATCATCCCCCGCGGGCAGGCGCTCGGCGTGACCATGCAACTGCCCGGCGAGGACCGCCACAACTATTCCAAGGAATTCCTGCGCAACAACATGGCCGTGCTCATGGGCGGCCGCGTGGCCGAGGAGGTCGTCCTGGGCCAGTTGACCACCGGCGCCAGCAACGATATCGAACGGGCCACCAAGACCGCCCACAACATGGTCTGCATGTGGGGCATGTCCGACAAGCTCGGGCCCATGAGCTTCGGCGACAACCAAGAGCAGGTCTTCCTGGGCCGCGAGCTCATCCACAACAAGAACTACGGTGAGGAGACGGCCAAGCTGATCGACTCCGAGGTCCGCCGGTTCGTGGAGGAGGCCCACGAGCGGGCCACCAACCTGATCAAGGAGAACCGCGAACTTCTGGACGCCATCGCCATGGCCCTGCTGGAGCGCGAGACCATCACCGGCCACGATATCGACCTGCTCATGGAGGGCAAGGAACTGCCCCCCGTGGAGCCGAACCACAACTCCGGTTCCGGCTCGTCCGGCGCAGGCGGCTCCGGCACCCCGTCCGGCTACACCGCCGACGGCCGGGCCGCCAAGGATTCGGGCCCCGGCTATGAACCCGTGAGCGAGAAATCCGGCGATTCCGAGAAGGCGTCCGGCGGTTCCGGCGACGACTTCATCCTCGACGACGGCGAGGGGGGCGGGACCGACGAGGACGACGGTGAGAACAAGCTGCAATAA